One part of the Bacteroidales bacterium genome encodes these proteins:
- a CDS encoding tetratricopeptide repeat protein, with product MPVFSQEIIQLPKEKQDEIDKYEELVSRYKLANNSQQAAFYLNKIAFICWENGISKVAISYFLETIPLNQKIGNYSDIKAVYSNIALIYTDMDRLDLALEYFQKSLETRRKLNDKSEVSAGLIDIAYIHTVLNQTEKAIELLEEALELAKSINNPRLILNCAKLLTTNYDKLGNIQKTKIYNDMYLAYDQQLSTQDITTKYEKEVSKSQAEVEMEKRQREIQKQIMELQQLRAKTKQDSLGLVVNVKQDSLSKAQQEAQQRQIRIDLLNKEVELKATQFREQQARERIQKFIIYSILGFLVLMLILAVFIFKNYRDKKKANELLSLQNEEIQKQRDHIQRQNENINKSINYAQGIQKALLPPQTSLTAVFPESFIFFRPRDVVSGDYYWFRPLSNSKEEFNPSMDKFAIAAIDCTGHGVPGAFLSMIGYNLLDEIVSKGIYSPGEILKELNKGVRKALRQDETDNRDGMDMALCVVDIKNRTLEFAGAKNPVVYISDSEVYRIRGDKESIGGGYGVNDTDFTTHQIKIEKPTWFYLFSDGFIDQFGGADGRKFMIKGFVDLLAGISILPATQQREMLKNTLKDWLGTQYQQVDDVLVLGFMVE from the coding sequence ATGCCTGTATTCTCGCAAGAAATAATTCAACTCCCAAAAGAGAAACAGGATGAAATAGATAAATACGAAGAGTTAGTATCTCGATATAAACTAGCTAATAATTCTCAGCAGGCGGCATTCTACCTTAATAAAATTGCATTTATTTGTTGGGAGAATGGTATCTCCAAAGTTGCCATTAGTTATTTTCTTGAAACAATTCCATTAAATCAAAAAATAGGTAATTACAGTGACATTAAAGCGGTGTACAGCAATATCGCTTTAATTTACACAGATATGGACAGATTAGATCTTGCCCTTGAATATTTTCAGAAAAGCCTTGAAACTCGCAGAAAACTGAACGATAAATCGGAGGTTTCTGCGGGGCTTATTGATATTGCTTATATCCATACAGTATTAAATCAAACCGAAAAGGCCATTGAACTCCTTGAAGAAGCACTTGAACTTGCTAAATCTATTAACAATCCACGATTAATATTAAATTGCGCTAAGCTTCTAACTACAAATTATGATAAACTTGGCAATATTCAAAAGACCAAGATTTACAATGACATGTATTTGGCCTATGATCAGCAACTATCAACTCAAGATATAACTACCAAGTATGAGAAAGAGGTTAGCAAATCACAGGCCGAGGTCGAAATGGAAAAACGACAACGTGAAATTCAGAAACAGATCATGGAACTCCAACAACTTAGAGCTAAAACGAAACAGGATTCATTGGGGTTGGTAGTGAATGTAAAACAAGACAGTTTGTCGAAGGCTCAGCAAGAAGCCCAGCAACGTCAAATAAGAATTGACCTACTAAATAAGGAGGTGGAGTTAAAAGCAACACAATTCCGCGAACAACAAGCACGAGAACGAATTCAGAAATTTATTATTTACTCCATATTAGGATTCTTAGTTCTTATGCTTATTCTAGCTGTTTTTATATTTAAGAACTACAGGGATAAGAAAAAAGCAAACGAACTACTTAGTCTTCAAAACGAGGAAATCCAAAAGCAACGTGACCACATTCAGCGCCAAAATGAAAATATAAATAAAAGTATTAATTATGCACAGGGTATCCAAAAAGCATTACTCCCCCCTCAAACAAGTTTAACAGCAGTTTTCCCAGAATCATTTATTTTCTTCAGACCTCGTGATGTTGTTAGTGGTGATTACTACTGGTTCAGACCCCTTTCAAATAGCAAAGAGGAATTTAACCCAAGCATGGACAAATTTGCTATAGCAGCAATTGACTGCACTGGGCATGGAGTTCCTGGAGCATTTCTTTCTATGATAGGTTATAATCTTCTGGACGAAATTGTTAGTAAAGGAATATATTCACCTGGCGAAATTCTTAAAGAGTTAAACAAAGGAGTACGCAAAGCATTGCGCCAAGATGAAACGGACAATAGAGATGGTATGGATATGGCTCTTTGTGTTGTTGATATTAAAAACAGAACCCTAGAGTTTGCAGGAGCCAAAAATCCCGTAGTATACATATCTGATTCTGAAGTATATAGAATTAGAGGTGATAAGGAATCCATTGGTGGTGGGTATGGTGTTAATGATACAGATTTTACAACCCATCAAATTAAAATTGAGAAACCTACTTGGTTCTACCTATTCTCAGATGGATTTATAGATCAATTTGGAGGTGCTGATGGACGTAAATTTATGATAAAAGGATTCGTCGATCTTCTTGCTGGTATCTCCATTCTTCCAGCCACTCAACAGCGTGAAATGCTTAAAAATACCTTGAAAGATTGGCTGGGTACTCAGTATCAGCAAGTGGATGATGTGCTTGTTCTTGGATTTATGGTTGAGTAA
- the gyrB gene encoding DNA topoisomerase (ATP-hydrolyzing) subunit B, with product MSNSENEKDLAETNGKSDYSADSIQVLEGLEAVRLRPAMYIGDTGVKGLHHLVYEVVDNSIDEAMAGHCTNIDVVINEDGSVTVTDDGRGIPVDYHEKEKKSALEVVLTVLHAGGKFDKDSYKVSGGLHGVGVSCVNGLSKVLIAEVHRNGKLYRQEYSRGKPLANVEIIGETNRTGTTITFMPDEQIFTQTTEYNFEILSSRLRELAFLNKGIYLSMTDKREMEISDDGQKKYLREDFHSEEGLKEFVLFLDANRESLIEKTITISTDKNDVPVEVAMQYNTSFSENVHSYVNNINTIEGGTHLTGFRRALTRTLKKYADDSGMLTKLKFDINGDDFREGLTAIISVKVNEPQFEGQTKTKLGNSEVSLAVDQAVSEALANYLEENPKDARTIVQKVILAAQARHAARKARELVQRKTVLSGSGLPGKLSDCSEKDPALTEVYFVEGDSAGGTAKQGRDRSFQAILPLRGKILNVEKAMQYKIFENEEIKNIFTALGVHIGTEEDSKALNLSGLRYHKVIIMTDADVDGSHIATLIMTFFFRYMFNLIQEGHLYIATPPLYLVKKGKEERYCWNEEDRAKAIEEIGKGREGSVHIQRYKGLGEMNAEQLWSTTMNPATRILRQITIDSAAEADRIFSMLMGDEVPPRREFIEKHAKYAKIDI from the coding sequence ATGAGTAACAGTGAAAACGAAAAAGATTTAGCCGAAACAAACGGAAAATCAGATTATTCAGCGGACAGCATTCAAGTTCTTGAGGGATTAGAGGCGGTTAGGCTAAGACCCGCTATGTATATTGGCGATACAGGGGTTAAGGGACTTCACCATTTGGTTTACGAGGTGGTGGATAACTCGATAGATGAAGCCATGGCTGGGCATTGTACCAATATTGACGTTGTAATAAACGAAGATGGTTCAGTAACGGTAACTGATGATGGACGAGGAATACCTGTTGATTATCATGAAAAGGAGAAGAAATCAGCACTCGAAGTGGTATTAACCGTTCTGCACGCAGGTGGTAAATTTGATAAGGATAGCTATAAAGTCTCAGGTGGTTTGCATGGTGTAGGTGTTTCTTGCGTTAACGGATTATCAAAAGTATTAATTGCAGAAGTACATCGTAACGGTAAGTTATACCGTCAGGAATATAGCAGAGGAAAACCATTAGCTAATGTTGAGATTATCGGAGAAACAAATCGAACAGGTACTACAATAACGTTTATGCCTGATGAGCAGATTTTTACTCAAACCACCGAATATAATTTTGAAATACTTTCTTCCCGACTCCGTGAATTGGCATTCCTAAACAAGGGGATATACCTATCCATGACCGATAAACGCGAAATGGAGATAAGCGATGATGGACAAAAGAAATATTTACGAGAAGATTTTCATTCAGAGGAAGGATTAAAGGAATTCGTTTTATTTCTCGATGCGAACAGAGAAAGTCTTATTGAAAAAACAATCACAATCTCAACTGATAAGAATGATGTACCTGTTGAAGTTGCCATGCAGTACAACACCTCTTTTTCGGAAAATGTACACTCCTATGTAAATAATATCAACACCATTGAAGGTGGTACACACTTAACTGGTTTTAGAAGAGCTCTAACTCGAACTCTTAAGAAATATGCTGACGATTCGGGTATGCTCACAAAACTGAAATTTGATATAAATGGTGATGACTTTCGCGAAGGACTCACTGCAATTATATCTGTTAAAGTTAACGAGCCACAATTCGAAGGTCAAACAAAAACCAAACTAGGCAATTCAGAAGTCAGTCTTGCAGTAGATCAGGCTGTTAGTGAGGCTCTTGCCAATTATCTCGAGGAAAACCCAAAGGATGCTAGAACAATAGTTCAAAAAGTAATACTTGCGGCACAAGCTCGTCATGCTGCACGTAAAGCAAGGGAACTGGTTCAACGAAAGACAGTTCTTTCAGGGTCCGGACTCCCTGGAAAACTTTCTGACTGCTCCGAGAAAGATCCTGCACTCACAGAGGTTTATTTTGTGGAGGGAGATTCTGCAGGTGGCACAGCAAAACAAGGGCGCGATAGGAGTTTTCAGGCAATCCTACCTCTTCGAGGAAAAATCCTTAACGTGGAAAAAGCAATGCAGTATAAAATCTTCGAGAACGAAGAGATAAAAAATATCTTTACTGCTTTGGGTGTTCACATTGGAACCGAAGAGGATAGCAAGGCATTAAATCTTAGCGGATTAAGATATCACAAAGTCATTATCATGACTGATGCCGATGTTGATGGTAGTCATATCGCAACCCTTATAATGACATTCTTTTTCAGGTATATGTTCAATTTGATACAAGAAGGACATTTATATATCGCAACACCCCCGCTCTACTTGGTTAAAAAAGGGAAAGAAGAACGATACTGTTGGAACGAAGAGGATAGAGCCAAGGCTATTGAAGAAATTGGTAAAGGCCGAGAGGGTTCAGTTCACATTCAACGTTACAAAGGTTTAGGAGAGATGAATGCTGAGCAGCTCTGGAGTACAACTATGAATCCAGCAACTCGCATACTAAGGCAAATTACAATAGATAGTGCGGCTGAGGCTGATAGAATCTTCTCGATGCTAATGGGCGATGAGGTACCTCCACGTAGAGAGTTTATTGAAAAACATGCTAAATATGCTAAGATAGATATCTAA
- a CDS encoding TonB-dependent receptor yields MNTKIIRLSLTLLILNLLLFSTHFLYGQEDKLNKEVQVVRPYEPSISDAFKINLLPKIDDTLKLTSNLTYTILQRPIISNYSITPITPARMLQEQLNDLSNSYIKLGFGNSLSPIFEAYYNSGRSKEYSYGGWVQNHSSFGKIKLNNGKRVDSDFGRTDINLFGKKILKKSIVNADAGFNKHKVTYYGYDIYAPTGTIYDPNAAPKEQHFNQFHANIGYYSSNTDSTQLNYRFETGFNHLSDNFDMQESLLKLSLKMDKFIKEERFGGEFSINHYMKNSNLDSVNNTIIRLSPWINLYGKQWRALVGTNLIIDANASGKQSTFYPMALLSYDIISHYLIPYVEINGYLEENSYAKVTAKNPWLIPGKKVFNTSHKFILKGGIKGNLSTKASYNVFASYSLIDSMYFFTNANLKSSNPLFNRFTAESDNVELTKILGELTIAPSSKINFFFRAEYDNYRMHKLLKPWQIPDYSALASIRYNIKDKIILNLDVFSMGKRYVKTSSITKPIKSLEGVSDINLGIEYRYNKKLSAFLNLNNLTSSKYDVWYLYPMYRFNLKVGLTYTF; encoded by the coding sequence ATGAACACTAAAATAATAAGGCTTTCTTTAACATTACTGATCCTAAACCTCTTATTGTTTTCAACCCATTTTCTATACGGGCAAGAGGATAAGCTGAATAAAGAGGTTCAGGTAGTTCGTCCTTACGAACCATCAATATCTGATGCCTTTAAAATTAACCTACTCCCTAAAATCGATGACACATTAAAACTCACGTCAAACCTCACCTACACCATTCTTCAACGACCTATTATTTCAAATTATTCTATCACACCTATCACTCCTGCTCGAATGTTACAGGAACAGCTAAACGACTTAAGCAACTCCTACATTAAACTTGGATTTGGCAATAGCCTATCTCCCATTTTTGAGGCATACTACAATAGCGGGCGCAGCAAGGAATATTCTTATGGTGGATGGGTACAAAACCATTCATCGTTTGGCAAAATAAAGCTAAATAATGGGAAACGAGTTGATAGCGATTTTGGGCGTACAGATATAAACCTCTTTGGAAAGAAAATTCTTAAAAAATCAATAGTAAATGCTGATGCTGGATTTAATAAACATAAAGTAACCTACTATGGGTATGATATTTATGCTCCCACAGGTACTATTTACGATCCAAATGCCGCACCCAAAGAGCAACATTTCAATCAGTTTCATGCAAATATCGGTTACTACTCTAGTAACACAGATTCAACTCAACTCAACTATAGGTTTGAGACAGGTTTCAACCATTTAAGCGATAATTTTGACATGCAGGAGAGTCTTCTTAAACTATCGTTAAAGATGGATAAGTTCATCAAAGAAGAACGTTTTGGGGGCGAATTTTCCATTAATCACTACATGAAGAACTCCAACCTCGATTCAGTAAATAATACAATAATTAGGCTTTCCCCTTGGATAAATCTTTACGGTAAACAATGGAGAGCCCTTGTAGGAACAAATCTTATTATTGACGCCAATGCATCAGGGAAGCAATCAACGTTTTACCCTATGGCATTACTATCCTACGACATCATAAGCCATTATTTGATACCATATGTTGAAATTAACGGTTATCTTGAGGAAAACTCATACGCTAAAGTAACTGCTAAAAATCCGTGGCTAATTCCGGGGAAAAAAGTATTTAACACAAGTCATAAATTCATCCTAAAAGGCGGTATCAAAGGAAACTTAAGTACTAAAGCATCATATAACGTATTTGCAAGCTATTCTCTAATCGATAGCATGTACTTTTTCACCAATGCAAATCTCAAATCATCAAATCCTTTATTTAATAGATTCACTGCCGAAAGTGATAATGTTGAATTAACAAAAATTCTTGGAGAACTTACAATAGCCCCATCATCCAAAATCAACTTCTTTTTTAGGGCTGAGTACGACAACTATAGAATGCATAAATTACTTAAACCATGGCAGATACCAGACTATAGCGCATTAGCGTCCATCCGATATAACATTAAAGATAAAATCATTCTCAACCTTGATGTTTTCTCAATGGGCAAACGCTACGTTAAAACGTCTAGCATTACCAAACCTATTAAATCTCTTGAGGGTGTATCAGACATCAATCTGGGAATTGAATACAGATACAATAAGAAACTATCAGCTTTCTTAAATCTAAACAACCTTACTTCGTCAAAATACGATGTATGGTATCTTTATCCCATGTATCGTTTTAATTTAAAGGTTGGGTTAACATATACTTTCTAA
- a CDS encoding tetratricopeptide repeat protein, with amino-acid sequence MLNRAIRFVFIFTILARTGSICAQESTFYTNYDISYRKGLELYDKGKYADAQKLFEKVASSMSPDASQLKSDAEFYRAMCAIELTNNDAEYLIGTFINSYPESQKVDFAYLEMGRLRYNEKDYKKALSWFQKIDRKAFNAEQKADLQFMIGYSNFNLNNLEAASKAFFDIKDTDNKFASPAIYYYSHIAYSQKNYATALKGFEKLRKDETFAPVAPFYIAQIYYLQNEYQKVVEFAPPLLETASEKRAPEIARLIGDSYYRLKQFDKAVPFLEQYLQKSKNITREDYYLMGFTYYKVQNYSLAAKNLERVSTEEDSLSQNANYHLADCYLKQNDKNKARQAFAMASKNNFDPVIKEDALFNFAKITYELLYSPFNEAIDAFKKYIELYPNTPRTDEAYNYLVLAYSKTRNYKDALESLGSIKNQDANIKRAYQRVAFFRGLELFQNLNFKEAIQKFELSLKYPDFNRTILAQSLYWQGESYFKLDNFQQASNIYNQFLVSSGAFELPEYKLAHYNLGYTSFKQKKYDDAIEWFRKYTNISQNEKTQFLGDAYNRIGDSYFIQRKYWTAIDYYDKAITANTIDVDYATFQRGFSLGLVERPQKEIETLLKLISNHPQSNYIDDAIYEIAESNQNLKQYDEAVKYYKKIESDFSGSSYHVKALVQLGLIYFNQDKPDSSSIYYKRVVEEYPGTTEAKNALVGIKNIYVDKGDVDAYFAYAAQLGNFANVSLAEKDSLSYIAAEKLYMSGDCEKSKPALSKYIEDYSKGSFILNANFYLGDCYFRTDAPDKALEAFLQVVQRQKNDFTEQALLSVAQIYFGKGMYAEAYDTYDKLENQAEVKNNLLVARLGKLRSASNLNRSEDVITAAGKVLLTEKLPLETERLTRFKLALALMQKDKLKEAFDEFSKVASDLKTIEGAESKYHMAEIQFLLGNLEKAESEVFSFAEKNTPHNYWLAKSFIILSDIYSKKDDFFQAKATLQSVLDGYSVPDDGIIDLATSKLNTLIKAEKGKQTIETQDTINIKVNKSQHITTF; translated from the coding sequence ATGTTAAATCGTGCAATTAGGTTTGTATTCATTTTCACAATATTAGCACGCACAGGTTCTATTTGTGCTCAGGAGTCAACCTTTTATACAAATTACGATATCTCCTATCGTAAAGGGTTAGAACTTTATGACAAGGGAAAGTATGCTGATGCACAAAAATTATTCGAAAAGGTTGCATCATCAATGAGCCCAGATGCCAGCCAACTTAAATCCGATGCAGAGTTTTACAGGGCAATGTGCGCTATTGAACTTACCAATAACGATGCAGAATATCTTATCGGCACATTTATCAACAGCTACCCCGAAAGTCAAAAGGTAGATTTTGCTTACCTTGAAATGGGAAGATTACGTTATAACGAGAAGGATTACAAAAAGGCCTTATCGTGGTTTCAGAAAATTGACAGAAAGGCTTTTAATGCAGAGCAGAAAGCAGATCTTCAGTTCATGATTGGGTATAGCAATTTCAACCTGAATAATTTAGAGGCTGCAAGCAAAGCTTTTTTCGATATAAAAGATACCGATAACAAATTTGCATCACCAGCAATCTATTACTACTCACATATTGCATACAGCCAAAAAAATTATGCTACAGCTCTAAAAGGATTCGAAAAGCTACGAAAAGATGAAACCTTTGCACCAGTAGCACCATTCTATATCGCCCAGATATATTATCTTCAGAACGAATATCAAAAAGTTGTAGAATTTGCACCGCCACTGTTGGAAACCGCATCAGAAAAACGAGCACCTGAAATTGCAAGGTTAATTGGAGACTCGTACTATAGGCTAAAGCAATTCGATAAAGCAGTGCCATTCTTAGAACAATATCTTCAAAAATCAAAAAATATTACCCGCGAGGATTATTACCTAATGGGTTTCACCTACTATAAAGTCCAAAACTATTCATTGGCTGCTAAAAATCTTGAAAGGGTTTCAACGGAAGAGGATTCGTTGAGTCAAAATGCAAATTACCATCTTGCAGATTGTTACCTTAAACAAAATGATAAAAACAAGGCTCGTCAAGCTTTTGCTATGGCTTCAAAAAACAATTTTGATCCTGTGATAAAAGAGGATGCCCTTTTCAATTTTGCCAAAATCACCTACGAATTACTCTACTCCCCTTTCAATGAAGCCATTGATGCTTTTAAAAAGTATATTGAACTCTACCCAAACACTCCACGAACAGATGAGGCATATAATTACCTAGTTCTGGCCTATTCAAAAACCAGAAATTACAAGGATGCCTTGGAATCACTTGGTAGCATTAAGAATCAGGATGCAAATATAAAACGAGCTTATCAGCGTGTTGCCTTTTTTAGAGGGCTTGAATTATTTCAAAACCTTAACTTTAAAGAAGCTATTCAAAAATTTGAACTATCGCTTAAATACCCAGATTTTAATAGAACAATTCTTGCTCAATCCCTTTACTGGCAAGGTGAATCCTACTTTAAGTTAGATAATTTCCAACAAGCATCCAATATTTATAACCAATTCTTAGTCTCCTCTGGTGCTTTTGAATTACCAGAGTATAAACTAGCCCATTACAACCTTGGCTACACCAGTTTTAAGCAAAAAAAATATGACGATGCTATTGAATGGTTTCGTAAATACACAAACATAAGCCAAAATGAGAAAACGCAGTTCCTTGGCGATGCCTATAACCGAATTGGTGACTCATACTTCATTCAGCGTAAATACTGGACTGCTATTGATTACTACGACAAAGCAATTACCGCTAACACAATAGATGTTGATTACGCCACGTTTCAGCGAGGCTTCTCGTTAGGTCTTGTTGAAAGACCCCAAAAAGAGATAGAAACACTGCTAAAACTTATCAGCAATCACCCTCAATCTAATTACATTGATGATGCAATCTATGAAATTGCTGAGTCCAACCAAAACCTTAAGCAATACGATGAAGCGGTTAAATACTACAAAAAAATAGAAAGTGATTTTTCAGGCAGCAGCTATCACGTGAAAGCCCTTGTTCAACTTGGATTAATCTACTTTAATCAGGATAAGCCCGATAGCTCATCCATCTATTACAAACGAGTTGTTGAGGAATACCCAGGAACTACAGAAGCCAAAAACGCATTGGTTGGCATTAAAAACATTTATGTTGACAAAGGTGATGTTGATGCATATTTTGCTTATGCTGCTCAACTTGGCAATTTTGCTAATGTAAGTTTAGCTGAAAAAGATTCTCTTTCATACATAGCAGCCGAAAAGTTATATATGTCAGGCGATTGTGAGAAATCAAAACCAGCGCTAAGTAAATACATTGAAGATTATTCAAAAGGAAGTTTTATTCTTAATGCAAATTTCTACCTGGGCGATTGCTATTTCCGTACTGACGCACCCGACAAAGCACTAGAGGCCTTTTTACAAGTAGTTCAACGTCAAAAAAACGATTTCACGGAACAGGCATTACTTTCAGTTGCTCAGATATATTTTGGAAAAGGGATGTACGCTGAAGCATACGACACCTACGATAAACTCGAAAATCAAGCAGAAGTAAAAAACAATCTTCTTGTTGCAAGGCTTGGAAAACTCCGTTCAGCATCAAATCTCAATCGTAGTGAAGATGTAATAACGGCAGCAGGCAAAGTACTATTAACCGAGAAACTTCCTTTAGAAACAGAACGATTGACTCGTTTCAAGCTGGCACTTGCTCTTATGCAAAAAGATAAACTGAAAGAAGCCTTTGATGAGTTTTCGAAAGTTGCTAGCGACTTAAAAACTATAGAGGGAGCCGAATCAAAATACCACATGGCTGAAATTCAATTCCTACTGGGCAATCTAGAAAAAGCCGAATCAGAAGTTTTTTCATTCGCTGAGAAGAATACACCTCATAACTACTGGTTAGCTAAAAGCTTTATTATTCTTTCCGACATTTATTCCAAGAAAGATGACTTTTTTCAAGCAAAAGCAACCCTTCAGAGTGTATTAGATGGATATTCTGTACCTGATGATGGAATCATTGACCTTGCTACTTCAAAACTAAATACTCTAATAAAAGCAGAGAAGGGTAAACAAACCATCGAAACTCAGGATACGATAAACATTAAGGTAAATAAATCTCAACACATTACTACTTTTTAG
- a CDS encoding pirin family protein: MVCKVRKLLRAHQTLEGAGVKLKRVFGYDTRIETDPFLLLDHFGSNYPEDYLAGFPWHPHRGIETVTYMIDGLVEHGDSLGNVGTIGPGDVQWMTAGSGIIHQEMPKAHNGLMYGFQLWVNLPKTHKMTSPRYREIKTNDIPIIEKPESMLKIISGRYKKTHGAVQDLFAEILYFDIKIWPNSTFSYEVNEEYNCMSYVYDGEVQFPGREYFVRSHELALFERGTQIEMKAGADGARLLLLGGKPLNERIAWKGPIVMNTDEELEVAFEEFYNGNFIKIAN; this comes from the coding sequence ATGGTTTGTAAGGTAAGAAAATTACTCCGAGCCCACCAAACGCTGGAAGGTGCTGGAGTTAAACTTAAAAGGGTATTCGGTTACGATACAAGAATTGAGACTGATCCATTTCTGCTACTGGACCATTTTGGTTCCAATTACCCTGAGGATTATCTTGCAGGTTTTCCGTGGCATCCGCATAGAGGTATCGAAACGGTTACTTATATGATTGATGGATTAGTTGAGCATGGCGATAGTCTTGGAAATGTTGGTACTATTGGCCCCGGTGATGTACAGTGGATGACTGCGGGCAGCGGCATTATACACCAAGAAATGCCAAAAGCCCATAATGGTTTAATGTATGGGTTTCAGCTATGGGTAAATTTACCAAAAACTCACAAAATGACAAGCCCAAGGTATCGTGAGATTAAAACAAATGATATTCCGATTATTGAAAAGCCTGAGTCGATGCTAAAAATAATATCTGGAAGATATAAGAAAACCCATGGAGCTGTTCAAGATTTATTTGCCGAAATACTATATTTTGATATCAAAATTTGGCCCAATTCTACTTTCTCATACGAGGTAAACGAGGAGTATAATTGTATGTCGTATGTGTATGATGGAGAGGTTCAATTCCCTGGACGTGAATATTTTGTGCGTTCACATGAATTGGCGCTATTTGAAAGGGGCACGCAGATTGAAATGAAAGCAGGTGCTGATGGCGCAAGATTGCTGCTATTGGGAGGAAAGCCCTTGAATGAGAGAATTGCATGGAAAGGACCAATTGTTATGAATACAGATGAAGAACTTGAAGTGGCTTTTGAAGAGTTCTATAATGGTAATTTTATTAAAATAGCAAATTAA
- the idi gene encoding isopentenyl-diphosphate Delta-isomerase yields the protein MPQLIALVNPNDEIIGYDNKTVVHQKGLLHRAFSILIFNSKGEMLLQRRALSKYHSPGLWTNTCCSHLPKGLEMESIIHERLQEEMGFDSELKHTLAFHYQVNFGDGMIENEIDHIYIGFFNGNPIPNPTEVCEWAWRTKDYVLEEVKNKPEKYTYWFKNILENYFDSIEEKLKGC from the coding sequence ATGCCGCAGCTAATCGCTTTAGTCAACCCAAACGATGAGATTATTGGTTATGATAATAAAACAGTAGTTCATCAGAAAGGATTATTACATAGAGCATTTTCGATTTTGATTTTCAATAGCAAAGGTGAAATGCTATTGCAGCGCAGAGCACTTAGTAAGTACCATTCACCGGGTTTATGGACAAACACATGCTGTAGCCATTTACCTAAAGGGCTTGAGATGGAATCCATTATTCATGAAAGGTTACAGGAGGAGATGGGCTTTGATAGTGAATTAAAGCATACATTAGCATTCCACTATCAGGTCAATTTTGGTGATGGTATGATAGAGAACGAGATCGATCATATCTACATTGGATTTTTTAATGGAAACCCAATTCCAAACCCCACTGAGGTTTGTGAATGGGCTTGGCGTACAAAAGATTATGTATTGGAAGAGGTGAAAAACAAACCCGAAAAATATACTTACTGGTTCAAAAATATACTCGAAAATTATTTCGATTCCATAGAAGAAAAACTGAAAGGTTGTTAA